In Rhodanobacter denitrificans, a single window of DNA contains:
- a CDS encoding AAA family ATPase, translating into MKLRRLWIASFKNLRNCEIAFEQPHLLNAVIGGNGSGKSNLVEAILHILLDTYLNKTPPFDFHFEYEAQGRHIKLSAADGRLRSIVDEQEMLISHFTRRLRDGEAQVFYPESTFAYYSGDCDRVRRLLKRYNVSFRRFVQQSEHDNLRPLFVLSTNQQARNILLALIAHRHVEFLNRLGISGARKIKIVLQSPAGFDPEKDEPVLWGTLGKVGKTIAALAETADAEESRKEELPKRRDSEITGYAFSETRTYTFEEIMNPEQRLWKLAARLERGRDNLYLALEHLAVRGILRSVEYELIGDGDQQPFNFDQLSEGEKQLIAVIGAIRLTNQRDNLILLDEPDTHLNPQWSWEYPEMLDEAFDSTQKDRSTVLMATHDPVVISGLVREQVFLANGNGHDRSNFEHPVRHPRGQGVANLLCSSEFFGLPSSLDKKTQVLMDERLKLSLKETLTEADKQHLKDLNQKLEILQSGISERDPDYVEFLRQKYQPEGIGN; encoded by the coding sequence ATGAAGCTCCGCCGCCTCTGGATCGCCAGCTTTAAGAACCTTCGCAACTGCGAAATCGCTTTCGAGCAGCCCCATCTGCTCAACGCGGTCATTGGCGGCAACGGCAGCGGCAAGTCCAATCTTGTGGAGGCGATCCTCCACATCCTTCTCGACACCTACCTCAACAAGACGCCACCCTTCGACTTTCACTTCGAATATGAGGCTCAAGGCCGCCACATCAAACTCTCCGCCGCGGACGGTCGCCTGCGATCCATTGTCGATGAGCAGGAAATGCTCATCAGTCACTTCACCCGTCGCCTGCGCGACGGCGAGGCTCAGGTCTTCTACCCGGAGTCCACGTTCGCCTACTACTCGGGTGACTGTGACCGCGTTCGCCGCTTGCTCAAACGCTACAACGTCAGTTTCCGCCGCTTCGTCCAGCAATCCGAACATGACAACCTGCGCCCGCTTTTTGTCCTGTCCACCAACCAGCAGGCCCGCAACATCCTCCTGGCGCTCATCGCCCATCGCCATGTCGAGTTCCTCAATCGCCTCGGAATCTCCGGCGCGCGCAAAATCAAGATCGTCCTTCAGTCACCCGCAGGATTCGATCCCGAAAAAGACGAGCCTGTGCTTTGGGGCACGCTCGGCAAGGTCGGCAAAACCATCGCAGCATTGGCTGAAACGGCGGATGCCGAAGAAAGCCGGAAGGAAGAACTGCCAAAACGTCGGGACAGCGAGATCACCGGCTACGCGTTCTCCGAGACCCGAACCTACACCTTCGAGGAAATCATGAATCCGGAGCAGCGCCTCTGGAAACTGGCCGCCCGTCTTGAGCGCGGACGCGACAATCTCTACCTTGCCCTGGAGCACCTTGCTGTCCGCGGCATCCTTAGAAGTGTCGAATACGAACTGATCGGCGATGGCGACCAGCAGCCTTTCAACTTCGACCAACTCAGCGAGGGCGAGAAACAGCTTATTGCCGTCATCGGCGCCATCCGCCTCACCAACCAACGCGACAACCTCATCTTGCTGGACGAACCCGACACGCACCTGAACCCTCAGTGGTCGTGGGAATATCCCGAAATGCTCGACGAAGCGTTCGACAGCACCCAAAAGGATCGTTCCACCGTCCTCATGGCCACCCACGACCCGGTAGTCATCTCTGGCCTGGTGCGTGAGCAAGTATTTCTCGCCAACGGCAACGGTCACGACCGATCCAACTTCGAACATCCAGTCCGCCATCCCCGTGGCCAGGGCGTCGCCAACCTGCTTTGCAGCAGCGAATTTTTCGGCCTTCCGTCCAGCCTGGACAAAAAAACCCAGGTACTCATGGACGAGCGACTCAAGCTCAGCCTGAAAGAAACCCTCACCGAAGCCGACAAACAACACCTCAAGGACCTGAACCAAAAGCTCGAGATTCTCCAATCCGGTATCAGTGAACGCGACCCGGACTATGTCGAGTTTCTGCGTCAGAAGTATCAGCCGGAAGGAATCGGGAACTAA
- the fic gene encoding protein adenylyltransferase Fic has protein sequence MPFDPQRPHDDLPALPPAADIESRPLLKACIEARAALAELKSVGAAIPNQAVLINTIPLLEAQASSEIENIVTTSDALFRFAQDEQAADPATKEALNYRAALREGFDSLAERPLGTGTAVRVCSRLKNRDMDVRRVPGTALKNAATGEVVYTPPQGEALLRGKLANWERFIHEATDVDPLIRMAVAHYQFEAIHPFLDGNGRTGRVLNLLLLVEQGLLDQPVLYLSRHILRHRIDYYRRLLAVTRDGAWQDWIAFMLEAVAQTARWTGDKIRAIQALHAQATDFVRTHAPKIYSRELVDALFVQPYCRIQNLVDGGIAKRQTASVYLKQLADLGMLVEVKVGREKLFLHPNFVRLLTSDDHPVLPYGNTASRKD, from the coding sequence ATGCCTTTTGATCCACAGCGGCCCCATGACGACCTGCCGGCGCTGCCACCGGCGGCTGACATCGAATCGCGGCCCCTGCTCAAGGCCTGCATCGAGGCCCGCGCCGCCCTGGCCGAGCTCAAGAGCGTGGGCGCCGCCATCCCCAACCAGGCCGTCCTCATCAACACCATCCCGTTGCTGGAAGCCCAGGCCAGCAGCGAGATCGAGAACATCGTCACCACCAGCGATGCCTTGTTCCGCTTCGCCCAGGACGAGCAGGCCGCCGATCCGGCCACCAAGGAAGCGCTGAACTACCGCGCCGCCCTGCGCGAGGGATTCGATTCGCTGGCCGAGCGCCCGCTCGGCACCGGCACCGCCGTGCGCGTGTGCAGCCGCTTGAAGAACCGCGACATGGATGTCCGCCGCGTCCCCGGTACCGCGCTCAAGAATGCCGCCACCGGCGAAGTCGTCTATACCCCGCCCCAGGGCGAGGCGCTGCTGCGCGGCAAGCTCGCCAACTGGGAGCGTTTCATCCACGAAGCCACGGACGTCGATCCGCTGATCCGCATGGCCGTCGCGCATTACCAGTTCGAGGCCATCCATCCGTTCCTCGACGGCAATGGCCGCACCGGCCGCGTGCTCAACCTGCTGCTGCTGGTGGAGCAGGGACTGCTGGATCAGCCCGTGCTGTACCTGTCCCGCCACATCCTGCGCCATCGCATCGACTACTACCGCCGGCTGCTTGCCGTCACCCGCGACGGCGCGTGGCAGGACTGGATCGCCTTCATGCTCGAAGCGGTCGCCCAGACCGCGCGCTGGACCGGCGACAAGATCCGCGCCATCCAGGCCCTGCACGCGCAGGCCACGGACTTCGTGCGCACGCATGCGCCGAAAATCTACAGCCGCGAGCTGGTCGATGCCCTGTTCGTGCAGCCGTACTGCCGCATCCAGAACCTGGTGGACGGCGGCATCGCCAAGCGCCAGACCGCCTCCGTCTACCTCAAGCAGCTGGCCGATCTGGGCATGCTGGTCGAGGTCAAGGTCGGGCGCGAAAAGCTGTTCCTGCATCCCAACTTCGTCCGCCTGCTCACCAGCGACGACCATCCCGTGCTGCCCTACGGCAACACCGCAAGCCGGAAAGACTGA
- a CDS encoding formylglycine-generating enzyme family protein — MPNNAILRRQRALGGGLGVLVLGFALLYHFFPRVFHVDPAQAPRRSMSMGTVAPASGLQPERLSAIGELNAGPPLTLAPAAVIAARGSHNANLPEQLSADPPEVRALLEQATRALHAGRLVGAADSAAALFQQALKTKPDSRRAVQGLFDVHARLVAEIDQDIAVGDADAAQDLLGALRTLPNAETEVTQLEASLKVLEQVRPMLAKAAGLLQQGKADRPAGGSALELYREVQKLDPQNAVAEQGIFQVQRAVLDRALAAVAQNDFAGADRELAAAQAIRPGSQQMIDVHKRVDDMREQRANGMLAQAHSALDAGNVELATRLAAQVRAIAPGLAALAAFDEQLTNARLYASFKPGQVFTDRYVDLPGKTPAMVVIPTGSFRMGASADDDRSATAQPQHTVTIGKGFAMARSAVTVAQFREFVRASNYVPDSIRLGGASVYDERSGALREDSAASWQDDYAGRKADDDLPVVNVSWNDAKAYADWLSQRTGKTYRLPSEAEFEYALRGGTRSRYWWGDDAPKHTVENLTGSGDRSRSGRRWSHAFRNYRDGYWGPAPVMSFAANPFGLYDINGNVSEWALDCWHDNYIRAPDDGSAWINPGCRSHVLRGGSWGSSPEQVDSTYRQGADGDLRSGRVGFRVVREL; from the coding sequence ATGCCGAACAACGCAATCCTGCGCCGTCAACGCGCTCTCGGCGGAGGGCTCGGGGTGCTCGTGCTGGGGTTCGCGCTGCTGTATCACTTCTTCCCGCGGGTGTTCCACGTCGATCCGGCGCAGGCACCGCGCCGTTCGATGTCGATGGGAACCGTGGCGCCGGCCAGCGGCCTGCAGCCGGAGCGGCTGTCGGCGATCGGCGAGCTGAATGCCGGGCCGCCGCTGACGCTGGCGCCGGCGGCGGTGATTGCTGCGCGCGGCAGCCACAACGCGAACCTGCCCGAGCAGCTGAGTGCGGACCCGCCGGAGGTGCGGGCCTTGCTGGAGCAGGCCACCCGCGCGCTGCATGCCGGCCGGCTGGTCGGTGCCGCGGACAGCGCCGCCGCGTTGTTCCAGCAGGCGCTGAAGACCAAGCCGGACAGCCGCCGCGCGGTGCAGGGCCTGTTCGACGTGCATGCGCGGCTGGTGGCGGAGATCGACCAGGACATCGCGGTGGGCGACGCCGACGCGGCGCAGGATCTGCTCGGTGCGCTGCGCACGCTGCCCAACGCCGAGACCGAAGTGACGCAACTGGAGGCGAGCCTGAAGGTCCTGGAGCAGGTGCGGCCGATGCTGGCCAAGGCCGCCGGCCTGCTGCAGCAGGGCAAGGCCGATCGGCCTGCCGGCGGCAGCGCGCTGGAGCTGTACCGCGAGGTGCAGAAGCTCGACCCGCAGAACGCGGTGGCCGAGCAGGGCATCTTCCAGGTGCAGCGGGCGGTGCTCGATCGCGCGCTGGCGGCGGTGGCGCAGAACGATTTTGCCGGGGCCGATCGCGAACTGGCCGCGGCGCAGGCGATCCGCCCCGGTTCGCAGCAGATGATCGACGTGCACAAACGCGTGGACGACATGCGCGAGCAGCGGGCGAACGGCATGCTGGCGCAGGCGCACTCGGCACTGGACGCCGGCAACGTCGAACTGGCGACCAGGCTGGCCGCGCAGGTGCGCGCGATCGCCCCGGGCTTGGCGGCGCTGGCGGCGTTCGACGAGCAGCTGACCAACGCGCGCCTGTACGCCAGCTTCAAGCCCGGCCAGGTGTTCACCGATCGCTACGTCGACCTGCCGGGCAAGACGCCGGCGATGGTGGTGATCCCCACCGGCAGTTTCCGCATGGGCGCCTCCGCCGACGACGACCGCAGCGCTACCGCGCAGCCGCAGCATACGGTCACCATCGGCAAGGGCTTCGCGATGGCGCGCAGCGCGGTGACCGTGGCGCAGTTCCGCGAATTCGTGCGCGCCAGCAACTACGTGCCCGATTCGATCCGGCTGGGCGGCGCCAGCGTGTACGACGAGCGCAGCGGCGCGCTGCGCGAGGACAGCGCGGCCAGCTGGCAGGACGACTACGCCGGCCGCAAGGCCGACGACGACCTGCCGGTGGTGAACGTCTCCTGGAACGATGCCAAGGCGTATGCCGACTGGCTCAGCCAGCGTACCGGCAAGACTTATCGGCTGCCCAGCGAGGCGGAGTTCGAATACGCGCTGCGCGGCGGTACCCGCAGCCGCTACTGGTGGGGCGACGATGCGCCGAAGCACACGGTGGAGAACCTGACCGGCTCCGGCGACCGCTCGCGCAGCGGCCGCCGCTGGAGCCACGCCTTCCGCAACTACCGCGACGGCTACTGGGGGCCGGCGCCGGTGATGAGCTTCGCCGCCAACCCGTTCGGCCTGTACGACATCAACGGCAACGTCTCCGAGTGGGCGCTGGACTGCTGGCACGACAACTACATCCGCGCACCGGACGACGGCAGCGCCTGGATCAACCCGGGTTGCCGCTCCCACGTGCTGCGCGGCGGCTCGTGGGGCAGCTCCCCGGAGCAGGTGGATTCGACCTACCGCCAGGGCGCCGACGGCGACCTGCGCAGCGGCCGCGTGGGTTTTCGCGTGGTGCGCGAACTGTAG
- the rnd gene encoding ribonuclease D — MSPPETAAADWINRPDALQAWLAAIPADAAVGLDTEFMRRNTFYPQLALLQLGWNGRHALIDPLAFDIGAALQPLLGADGAMTIMHSAGEDLETLAPLLPEGPGRLFDTQIAAAFAGMGLGLSYRALVAELTGVDLDKGETRSDWLQRPLTESQRAYATLDVVYLKTLHERLAERLQRRDRSAWHAEDCARLKQRASRRDGDPQPQRALRGAADWPVAQQALLRRLLLWRERSARRLDVPRPWLLDDALALNLAQQPPRSLGDLEQRGRGQRALRSAQRGELFELLAAAVGDEEIAATARIPGHPQGEAKKALAAMKTLIDHRADELDLPPGLLCPRKVLEEYVVTAEWPDFLDGWRREVLHDRLPGLLPG; from the coding sequence ATGTCACCACCCGAAACCGCTGCCGCCGACTGGATCAACCGCCCCGATGCGCTGCAGGCATGGCTGGCCGCGATACCCGCCGATGCCGCCGTCGGCCTGGATACCGAGTTCATGCGCCGCAACACGTTCTACCCGCAACTGGCGCTGCTGCAGCTGGGCTGGAACGGCCGCCACGCGCTGATCGACCCGCTCGCGTTCGACATCGGCGCGGCGCTGCAGCCGCTGCTTGGCGCGGACGGCGCGATGACCATCATGCACAGCGCGGGCGAAGACCTGGAGACGCTCGCGCCGCTGCTGCCCGAGGGGCCGGGCCGGCTGTTCGACACGCAGATCGCCGCTGCTTTCGCCGGCATGGGCCTGGGGCTGAGCTACCGCGCGCTGGTCGCCGAACTGACCGGGGTGGATCTGGACAAGGGCGAGACCCGTTCGGACTGGCTGCAACGCCCGCTCACCGAGTCGCAGCGCGCCTACGCCACGCTGGACGTGGTGTACCTGAAAACCCTCCACGAACGCCTGGCCGAACGCCTGCAGCGGCGTGACCGCAGCGCCTGGCACGCCGAGGACTGCGCACGCCTGAAGCAACGCGCCAGCCGCCGCGACGGCGACCCGCAGCCACAGCGTGCGCTGCGCGGCGCCGCCGACTGGCCGGTCGCGCAACAGGCCCTGCTGCGCCGACTGCTGTTGTGGCGCGAGCGCAGCGCGCGCCGCCTCGACGTGCCGCGTCCGTGGTTGCTCGACGATGCGCTGGCGCTCAACCTGGCGCAGCAGCCACCGCGCAGCCTCGGCGACCTCGAGCAGCGTGGCCGCGGCCAACGTGCGCTGCGTTCGGCCCAGCGCGGCGAGCTGTTCGAGCTGCTCGCCGCCGCCGTCGGCGACGAGGAAATCGCCGCCACCGCGCGCATCCCCGGTCACCCGCAGGGCGAGGCGAAGAAGGCGCTGGCGGCGATGAAGACGCTGATCGACCACCGCGCCGACGAACTCGACCTGCCGCCCGGCCTGCTGTGCCCGCGCAAGGTGCTGGAGGAATACGTGGTCACCGCCGAATGGCCCGACTTCCTCGACGGCTGGCGCCGCGAGGTGCTGCATGACCGCTTGCCCGGCCTGTTGCCCGGCTGA
- the ppk1 gene encoding polyphosphate kinase 1 yields the protein MTSRLIRETLPTDAAAPAANDAASSTPGPDLGDSRLYIHRELSQLKFNIRVLDQALDERTPLLERLKFLLIFSANMDEFFEIRVAGLKGQIALDHEMIGPDGMAPKRALAEIAEIAHRQIARQYTILNERILPELATHGIRIVRRTQWTHKQKLWVRRYFREEVAPLVTPIGLDPTHPFPLLVNKSLNFIVRLDGVDAFGRDSGLAIVPAPRVLPRLIRLPLEICEGGDNYVLLSSILHAHAEELFPGMDVLGCYQFRLTRNADLTLDPEDVEDLALALRGELYSRRFGDAVRLEVADNCPKDLTDYLLKQFGLTESELYEVNGPVNLARLFRIANNVSYPKLQYPPFTPALPKALQHAEDLFEVVGKQDVLLLHPYESFAPVVDLLRQASTDPKVLAIKQTLYRTNANSEIVDALVDAARAGKEVTAVVELRARFDEESNLSLASRLQQAGAMVIYGVVGIKTHAKLMLIQRREGSELVRYAHLGTGNYHTGNARLYTDYSLLTSDEALCEDVHKLFSQLTGMGKVLHMKKLLHAPFTLKKTLLELIAQETAHAEAGQPAQIILKINALTEPKIIRALYKASIAGVQVELIVRGICCLRPGVLGVSENIRVRSIIGRFLEHSRAYWFANDGEPQLYLASADLMERNLDRRVETAFPVEGKKLQHRVRNALELYLTDNASASLLQSDGEYLRPSPAAGEPVRDVQAELMEKLCGAGAGGVQ from the coding sequence ATGACCAGCCGCCTGATTCGCGAGACTTTGCCGACCGACGCCGCCGCGCCGGCCGCCAACGATGCCGCGTCGTCGACGCCCGGCCCGGACCTCGGTGACAGCCGCCTGTACATCCACCGCGAGCTGTCGCAGCTCAAGTTCAACATCCGCGTGCTGGACCAGGCGCTGGACGAGCGCACGCCGCTGCTGGAACGGCTGAAGTTCCTGCTGATCTTCTCCGCGAACATGGACGAGTTCTTCGAGATCCGCGTGGCCGGGCTGAAAGGGCAGATCGCGCTGGACCACGAGATGATCGGTCCGGACGGCATGGCGCCCAAACGCGCGCTGGCCGAGATCGCCGAGATCGCGCACCGGCAGATTGCGCGGCAATACACGATCCTCAACGAGCGCATCCTGCCGGAGCTGGCCACGCACGGCATCCGCATCGTGCGGCGCACGCAATGGACGCACAAGCAGAAGCTGTGGGTGCGGCGTTATTTCCGCGAGGAGGTGGCGCCGCTGGTCACCCCGATCGGGCTCGATCCGACCCATCCGTTCCCGCTGCTGGTCAACAAGAGCCTCAACTTCATCGTGCGGCTGGACGGCGTGGACGCGTTCGGCCGCGATTCGGGCCTGGCGATCGTGCCGGCGCCGCGCGTGCTGCCGCGGCTGATCCGCCTGCCGCTGGAGATCTGCGAAGGCGGCGACAACTACGTGCTGCTGTCCTCGATCCTGCACGCGCATGCGGAGGAACTGTTCCCGGGCATGGACGTGCTCGGCTGCTACCAGTTCCGGTTGACCCGCAACGCCGACCTCACGCTCGACCCGGAAGACGTCGAGGACCTGGCGCTGGCGCTGCGCGGCGAGCTGTATTCGCGCCGCTTCGGCGATGCGGTGCGGCTGGAGGTGGCCGACAACTGTCCGAAGGACCTGACCGACTACCTGCTCAAGCAGTTCGGCCTCACCGAGTCGGAACTGTACGAGGTGAACGGCCCGGTGAACCTGGCGCGGCTGTTTCGCATCGCCAACAACGTCAGCTACCCGAAGCTGCAGTACCCGCCGTTCACGCCGGCGCTGCCGAAGGCGCTGCAGCACGCCGAGGACCTGTTCGAGGTCGTCGGCAAGCAGGATGTGCTGTTGCTGCATCCGTACGAGTCGTTCGCGCCGGTGGTCGACCTGCTGCGTCAGGCGTCGACGGATCCGAAAGTGCTGGCGATCAAGCAGACGCTGTACCGCACCAACGCGAACTCCGAGATCGTCGACGCGCTGGTCGACGCCGCCCGTGCCGGCAAGGAAGTGACCGCGGTGGTCGAGTTGCGCGCGCGCTTCGACGAGGAATCCAACCTCAGCCTCGCCTCGCGCCTGCAGCAGGCCGGGGCGATGGTGATCTATGGCGTGGTCGGCATCAAGACGCACGCCAAGCTGATGTTGATCCAGCGCCGTGAAGGCAGCGAGCTGGTGCGTTATGCGCACCTGGGTACCGGCAACTACCACACCGGCAACGCCCGGCTGTACACCGATTACAGCCTGCTCACCTCCGACGAGGCGCTGTGCGAGGACGTGCACAAGCTGTTCAGCCAACTCACCGGCATGGGCAAGGTGCTGCACATGAAGAAGCTGCTGCATGCGCCGTTCACGCTGAAGAAGACCCTGCTCGAACTGATCGCGCAGGAAACGGCCCATGCCGAAGCGGGCCAGCCGGCGCAGATCATCCTCAAGATCAATGCGCTGACCGAGCCGAAGATCATCCGCGCGCTGTACAAGGCCAGCATCGCCGGGGTGCAGGTGGAACTGATCGTGCGCGGCATCTGCTGCCTGCGTCCGGGCGTGCTAGGCGTGTCGGAAAACATCCGCGTGCGCTCGATCATCGGCCGTTTCCTGGAGCACAGCCGCGCCTACTGGTTCGCCAACGACGGCGAGCCGCAGCTGTACCTGGCCAGCGCCGACCTGATGGAACGCAATCTCGATCGCCGCGTCGAGACCGCCTTCCCGGTCGAGGGCAAGAAACTGCAGCACCGCGTGCGCAACGCGCTGGAGCTGTATCTCACCGACAACGCCAGCGCCTCGTTGCTGCAGTCCGACGGCGAGTACCTGCGCCCCTCGCCGGCCGCCGGCGAACCCGTCCGCGACGTGCAGGCCGAGCTGATGGAGAAGCTGTGCGGGGCGGGAGCCGGCGGCGTGCAGTGA
- a CDS encoding MFS transporter → MQTRVETAPLSPVALTPPTDVAPAGERTQFTVLGGISFAHMLNDMIQSLILAIYPILKHDFQLSFAQVGLITLTFQLTASLLQPLVGMVTDRRPMPYSLPVGMGFTLCGLLLLATAPNFPVLLLAAALVGTGSSVFHPESSRVARMASGGRHGLAQSLFQVGGNTGSSLGPLLAAWIIVPHGRGSVAWFSLAALLAIVVLLQVGRWYSHHHAVRRKAAAGHFAILALSPRQIIGALAILGLLIFSKYFYLASLSSYYTFYLIHKFGVSVQSAQVHLFVFLFAVAAGSLIGGPVGDRIGRKWVIWVSILGVAPFTLLLPHVGLMWTGVLTVLIGLVLASAFSAILVYAQELIPGRVGMISGLFFGLAFGMGGIGAAVLGGLADTHGIDYVYRLCAYLPLMGLITVFLPDIEKRAPAA, encoded by the coding sequence ATGCAGACTCGCGTCGAGACCGCTCCGCTGTCCCCTGTCGCCCTCACGCCGCCGACCGATGTCGCACCGGCCGGGGAACGCACCCAGTTCACGGTGCTCGGCGGGATCAGCTTCGCGCACATGCTCAACGACATGATCCAGTCGCTGATCCTGGCGATCTATCCGATCCTCAAGCACGACTTCCAGCTCAGTTTCGCCCAGGTCGGCCTGATCACGCTGACCTTCCAGCTCACTGCCTCGCTGCTGCAGCCATTGGTGGGCATGGTGACGGATCGGCGCCCGATGCCGTATTCGCTGCCGGTGGGCATGGGTTTCACCCTGTGCGGCCTGTTGCTGCTGGCGACGGCGCCGAACTTTCCGGTGCTGCTGCTCGCCGCGGCGCTGGTCGGCACCGGCTCGTCGGTGTTTCATCCCGAGTCCTCGCGCGTGGCGCGGATGGCCTCCGGCGGTCGTCACGGCCTGGCGCAGTCGCTGTTCCAGGTCGGCGGCAACACCGGCTCGTCGCTGGGGCCGCTGCTGGCGGCGTGGATCATCGTGCCGCACGGGCGCGGCAGCGTGGCGTGGTTCTCGCTGGCCGCGCTGCTGGCGATCGTGGTGCTGCTGCAGGTCGGCCGCTGGTACAGCCATCACCACGCGGTCCGTCGCAAGGCGGCGGCGGGGCATTTTGCGATACTCGCGCTGTCGCCCCGGCAGATCATCGGCGCGCTGGCGATCCTCGGCCTGCTGATCTTCTCCAAGTATTTCTACCTGGCCAGCCTCAGCAGCTATTACACCTTCTACCTGATCCACAAGTTCGGCGTGTCGGTGCAGAGCGCGCAGGTGCACCTGTTCGTGTTCCTGTTCGCGGTGGCCGCCGGCTCGCTGATCGGCGGTCCGGTCGGCGACCGGATCGGGCGCAAGTGGGTGATCTGGGTGTCGATCCTCGGCGTGGCGCCGTTCACCCTGCTGTTGCCGCACGTGGGCCTGATGTGGACCGGCGTGCTGACGGTGCTCATCGGCCTGGTGCTGGCGTCGGCGTTCTCGGCGATCCTGGTCTACGCGCAGGAGCTGATTCCCGGCCGTGTCGGCATGATCTCGGGCCTGTTCTTCGGCCTGGCCTTCGGCATGGGCGGCATCGGCGCCGCCGTGCTTGGCGGGCTGGCCGACACCCACGGCATCGACTACGTCTACCGGCTGTGCGCGTACCTGCCGCTGATGGGGCTGATCACGGTGTTTTTGCCGGATATCGAGAAGCGGGCGCCCGCGGCGTAG
- the murB gene encoding UDP-N-acetylmuramate dehydrogenase produces the protein MGGYALIENASLAARNTLRVDARARLLAEIRDAAKLPELLDFPAVRSGRLLVLGEGSNVLFTGDFDGTVLAMATRGVQLEEGGDSARIAVAAGERWDDFVRWTLGQGYAGLENLILIPGTVGAAPIQNIGAYGCEVAEFIDSVEAWDTHERQVATLDRAACAFAYRDSLFKHEPGRYVVTAVRFVLPRSRPLRTDYAGIDEELARMGVDRPAPFHVAEAVMRLRLRKLPDPAVIGNAGSFFKNPIVDAALANALQREHPGLAAWPQPDGRSKLSAAWLIEKAGFKGLREGDAGISNRHALVLVNHGHATGPQLWALAQQVMHGVRERFGVQLEPEPVVIGAR, from the coding sequence ATGGGCGGCTACGCGCTCATCGAAAACGCCTCGCTAGCCGCGCGCAACACGCTGCGCGTGGACGCGCGTGCGCGGCTGCTGGCGGAGATCCGCGACGCCGCGAAACTGCCCGAGCTGCTGGACTTCCCCGCCGTGCGCAGCGGTCGCCTGCTGGTGCTGGGCGAGGGCAGCAACGTGCTGTTCACCGGCGACTTCGACGGCACCGTGCTGGCGATGGCCACGCGCGGCGTGCAGTTGGAAGAGGGCGGCGACAGCGCGCGCATCGCGGTGGCCGCCGGCGAGCGCTGGGACGATTTCGTGCGCTGGACCCTGGGCCAGGGCTATGCCGGCCTGGAGAACCTGATCCTGATCCCCGGCACGGTCGGTGCCGCGCCGATCCAGAACATCGGCGCCTACGGCTGCGAGGTGGCCGAGTTCATCGACAGCGTCGAGGCCTGGGATACCCACGAGCGGCAAGTGGCCACGCTGGACCGTGCTGCCTGCGCGTTCGCCTACCGCGATTCGCTGTTCAAGCACGAGCCCGGCCGCTACGTGGTTACCGCAGTGCGCTTTGTGCTGCCGCGCAGCCGCCCACTGCGCACCGACTACGCCGGCATCGACGAGGAACTGGCGCGGATGGGCGTGGACCGGCCCGCGCCGTTCCACGTTGCCGAGGCGGTGATGCGCCTGCGCTTGCGCAAGCTGCCCGATCCGGCGGTGATCGGCAACGCCGGCAGCTTCTTCAAGAACCCGATCGTCGATGCCGCGCTGGCCAACGCGCTGCAGCGCGAACACCCCGGCCTCGCTGCCTGGCCGCAACCCGACGGCCGCAGCAAGCTGTCCGCCGCGTGGCTGATCGAGAAAGCCGGCTTCAAGGGCCTGCGCGAAGGCGATGCCGGCATCTCCAACCGGCATGCGCTGGTGCTGGTCAACCACGGCCACGCCACCGGCCCGCAGTTGTGGGCGCTGGCGCAGCAGGTGATGCACGGCGTGCGCGAGAGGTTCGGCGTGCAGCTGGAGCCGGAGCCGGTGGTGATCGGCGCACGCTGA